From Stegostoma tigrinum isolate sSteTig4 chromosome 4, sSteTig4.hap1, whole genome shotgun sequence, a single genomic window includes:
- the ppil4 gene encoding peptidyl-prolyl cis-trans isomerase-like 4 isoform X2 — translation MAVLLETTLGDLVIDLYTEERPRACLNFLKLCKIKYYNYCLIHNVQRDFIIQTGDPTGSGRGGESIFCKLYGDQARFFEAEKVPRIKHKRKGTVSMVNNGNDQHASQFLITVGENVDYLDGVHTVFGEVTEGMDVLVKINEAFVDKDFCPYQDIRITHTVILDDPFDDPPGLQIPDRSPEPTKEQLDSGRIGADEEIDDTKGKTADEIEEVLAEKEAKTKAILLEMVGDLPDAEIKPPENVLFVCKLNPVTTDEDLEVIFSRFGPIKSCEIIRDWKTGESLCYAFIEFEKEHCENAYFKMDNVLIDDRRIHVDFSQSVAKVQWKGKGAKYTKDDFKEYEKDLSKHSNITLKSKVQPKQDPKYELLLDEAEPSGSYQHSKKPHKEKWPRRHLEEEECDRWKAANCKATTDKETKQHRNISPIDEYGREKDRDQKKRKQYHSRSRSGSQEKDHHKRYRSKKSRHRERTNRSPKKSK, via the exons ATGGCGGTGCTGCTCGAAACGACTCTGGGAGATTTGGTGATCGATTTATATACGGAGGAGAGGCCGAGGG cCTGCTTGAATTTTCTGAAGCTTTGTAAGATCAAGTATTATAATTACTGCCTCATCCACAATGTTCAG AGGGACTTTATTATACAGACCGGTGATCCAACTGGCAGTGGTCGTGGAGGAGAATCCATTTTCTG TAAGCTCTATGGAGATCAGGCAAGATTTTTTGAGGCAGAAAAAGTACCCCGAATTAAACATAAGAGAAAGGGAACTGTATCCATGGTGAATAATGGCAATGATCAGCATGCATCTCAG TTTTTGATCACAGTAGGAGAAAATGTGGATTACCTTGATGGTGTACACACAGTATTTGGTGAGGTGACTGAAGGCATGGATGTCCTGGTGAAGATCAATGAGGCCTTTGTTGACAAGGATTTCTGTCCATATCAAGATATCAG GATAACTCATACAGTAATTCTGGATGATCCATTTGATGATCCCCCAGGTTTGCAAATCCCGGATCGCTCACCAGAGCCCACCAAAGAACAGCTTGAT AGTGGCAGAATAGGAGCTGATGAAGAAATAGATGATACCAAAGGAAAAACCGCAGACGAAATTGAAGAGGTGCTAGCAGAGAAAGAAGCAAAAACTAAAGCAATATTGCTGGAAATG GTTGGAGATCTACCAGATGCAGAAATAAAGCCACCTGAAAATGTGCTGTTCGTTTGTAAACTCAATCCAGTCACCACAGATGAAGACTTGGAGGTCATTTTCTCAAGATTTGGACCAATCAAGAG TTGTGAAATAATTAGAGACTGGAAGACTGGAGAATCTCTCTGCTATGCCTTCATTGAGTTTGAGAAG GAGCATTGTGAAAATGCTTACTTTAAGATGGATAACGTGCTGATAGATGACAGAAGGATACACGTGGACTTCAGCCAATCTGTAGCAAAGGTTCAGTGGAAAGGGAAAG GTGCAAAATACACCAAAGATGATTTCAAAGAGTATGAGAAGGACCTTAGCAAACATTCCAACATTACCTTGAAGAGTAAAGTTCAACCTAAACAGGA CCCTAAATATGAACTATTACTGGATGAGGCTGAGCCCAGTGGAAGTTACCAGCATTCGAAGAAACCCCACAAGGAGAAGTGGCCTCGTCGACATTTGGAAGAGGAAGAATGTGATAGGTGGAAAGCAGCCAACTGTAAG GCAACAACTGACAAAGAAactaaacagcacagaaacatttctcCCATCGATGAATATGGCAGAGAAAAAGACAGAGATCAGAAAAAGCGGAAGCAATATCACAGCCGGAGCAGGAGTGGATCCCAAGAGAAAGATCACCATAAGCGATATCGGAGTAAGAAGTCCAGACATCGAGAAAGAACGAACAGAAGTCCCAAAAAATCCAAATAG
- the ppil4 gene encoding peptidyl-prolyl cis-trans isomerase-like 4 isoform X1, with product MAVLLETTLGDLVIDLYTEERPRACLNFLKLCKIKYYNYCLIHNVQRDFIIQTGDPTGSGRGGESIFCKLYGDQARFFEAEKVPRIKHKRKGTVSMVNNGNDQHASQFLITVGENVDYLDGVHTVFGEVTEGMDVLVKINEAFVDKDFCPYQDIRITHTVILDDPFDDPPGLQIPDRSPEPTKEQLDSGRIGADEEIDDTKGKTADEIEEVLAEKEAKTKAILLEMVGDLPDAEIKPPENVLFVCKLNPVTTDEDLEVIFSRFGPIKSCEIIRDWKTGESLCYAFIEFEKQEHCENAYFKMDNVLIDDRRIHVDFSQSVAKVQWKGKGAKYTKDDFKEYEKDLSKHSNITLKSKVQPKQDPKYELLLDEAEPSGSYQHSKKPHKEKWPRRHLEEEECDRWKAANCKATTDKETKQHRNISPIDEYGREKDRDQKKRKQYHSRSRSGSQEKDHHKRYRSKKSRHRERTNRSPKKSK from the exons ATGGCGGTGCTGCTCGAAACGACTCTGGGAGATTTGGTGATCGATTTATATACGGAGGAGAGGCCGAGGG cCTGCTTGAATTTTCTGAAGCTTTGTAAGATCAAGTATTATAATTACTGCCTCATCCACAATGTTCAG AGGGACTTTATTATACAGACCGGTGATCCAACTGGCAGTGGTCGTGGAGGAGAATCCATTTTCTG TAAGCTCTATGGAGATCAGGCAAGATTTTTTGAGGCAGAAAAAGTACCCCGAATTAAACATAAGAGAAAGGGAACTGTATCCATGGTGAATAATGGCAATGATCAGCATGCATCTCAG TTTTTGATCACAGTAGGAGAAAATGTGGATTACCTTGATGGTGTACACACAGTATTTGGTGAGGTGACTGAAGGCATGGATGTCCTGGTGAAGATCAATGAGGCCTTTGTTGACAAGGATTTCTGTCCATATCAAGATATCAG GATAACTCATACAGTAATTCTGGATGATCCATTTGATGATCCCCCAGGTTTGCAAATCCCGGATCGCTCACCAGAGCCCACCAAAGAACAGCTTGAT AGTGGCAGAATAGGAGCTGATGAAGAAATAGATGATACCAAAGGAAAAACCGCAGACGAAATTGAAGAGGTGCTAGCAGAGAAAGAAGCAAAAACTAAAGCAATATTGCTGGAAATG GTTGGAGATCTACCAGATGCAGAAATAAAGCCACCTGAAAATGTGCTGTTCGTTTGTAAACTCAATCCAGTCACCACAGATGAAGACTTGGAGGTCATTTTCTCAAGATTTGGACCAATCAAGAG TTGTGAAATAATTAGAGACTGGAAGACTGGAGAATCTCTCTGCTATGCCTTCATTGAGTTTGAGAAG CAGGAGCATTGTGAAAATGCTTACTTTAAGATGGATAACGTGCTGATAGATGACAGAAGGATACACGTGGACTTCAGCCAATCTGTAGCAAAGGTTCAGTGGAAAGGGAAAG GTGCAAAATACACCAAAGATGATTTCAAAGAGTATGAGAAGGACCTTAGCAAACATTCCAACATTACCTTGAAGAGTAAAGTTCAACCTAAACAGGA CCCTAAATATGAACTATTACTGGATGAGGCTGAGCCCAGTGGAAGTTACCAGCATTCGAAGAAACCCCACAAGGAGAAGTGGCCTCGTCGACATTTGGAAGAGGAAGAATGTGATAGGTGGAAAGCAGCCAACTGTAAG GCAACAACTGACAAAGAAactaaacagcacagaaacatttctcCCATCGATGAATATGGCAGAGAAAAAGACAGAGATCAGAAAAAGCGGAAGCAATATCACAGCCGGAGCAGGAGTGGATCCCAAGAGAAAGATCACCATAAGCGATATCGGAGTAAGAAGTCCAGACATCGAGAAAGAACGAACAGAAGTCCCAAAAAATCCAAATAG